From the genome of Streptomyces sp. DG2A-72, one region includes:
- a CDS encoding type IV secretory system conjugative DNA transfer family protein, which translates to MEALPDLPDLVDGLPGGGFSLGGLALGALVVVAVLANQGTPADRKEFNRSIERFFGSLAAGIGRYVGGRELVAVPRSEATWWHAGAPLPDDQATETPVDQLGKDDRLNSFGVSLDKPDRPRSAARAVLAPVRALFGAVAGLWRVLHLWHRWPYAARAAVRLAPLPIAWGLWRYPDETQLALIAVAVTAYLAAFTGPSGLGLWRVQPVWTDRQIYGPGVWAAVRQVLRMEDRERRSRWLSIPDDMTADGAEIVLRLPVSWVGGPEGVSAIERVIEQRVPGEWVPEWNRTGKEHYVRWTPKPKPVPKPVLPDYVPWKSTGDPRRVFIGLAIDGDRIVDVEVHTKTATPHWGVAGATGSGKSTVLYIPVVHGRQHGELIDILDTKRNSLAEAEGFSGVRIHKTVRECVAAFAEFLTSMMAAEAATERGADPALRTQLIPRTLVVDELPTLIKLAYTWWRYGLKGKGTPPFLDWLSITLLQGRSSDHRVVVGSQQFANTFFGGTMERAQIGTKMTVGQQDRISWGVAFGQSTPVIPYDTSIPGRGAYTDQRKDPDADHVYVREIQPSYITPQVRELLSQCAPAPEWFDAGQLAPWITPEILDEVNATAATGAFLPGGKYGPASLPAVVLTGALGITGSTPSSQRTTAALATADATGGTTGAGAGLELAKAEDQEEELPETYSLADAFQLGILPWKASTTRTYFKRGEARGIKAPEGVSDGQTSYYSEEELKSWHAEWVAWQEKNNTTPRKNAGDKEDEGAPSA; encoded by the coding sequence GTGGAAGCCCTTCCGGACCTCCCGGACCTTGTGGACGGTCTCCCGGGCGGCGGATTCAGCCTCGGCGGCCTCGCCCTCGGCGCCCTGGTCGTGGTCGCGGTCCTGGCCAACCAGGGCACGCCCGCGGACCGTAAGGAGTTCAACCGCAGCATTGAACGGTTCTTCGGCTCACTGGCCGCGGGCATCGGCCGGTACGTCGGCGGGCGCGAGCTCGTCGCCGTACCGCGCAGCGAGGCCACGTGGTGGCATGCCGGCGCCCCGCTGCCCGACGACCAGGCCACCGAGACGCCCGTCGACCAGCTCGGCAAAGACGACCGCCTCAACAGCTTCGGTGTCTCCCTCGACAAGCCCGACCGGCCCCGCAGTGCCGCCCGCGCCGTACTCGCCCCCGTCCGGGCCCTGTTCGGCGCCGTGGCGGGTTTGTGGCGCGTCCTGCACCTCTGGCACCGATGGCCGTACGCCGCGCGCGCAGCGGTCCGCCTGGCGCCCCTGCCGATCGCGTGGGGCCTTTGGCGCTACCCCGACGAGACCCAACTCGCCCTTATCGCAGTCGCCGTGACGGCGTATCTGGCAGCGTTCACCGGACCCTCGGGGCTCGGGTTGTGGCGCGTACAACCGGTGTGGACAGATAGACAAATCTACGGCCCCGGCGTGTGGGCGGCCGTCCGGCAAGTCCTCCGAATGGAGGACAGGGAACGCCGGTCGAGATGGCTCTCGATCCCTGACGACATGACCGCCGACGGCGCCGAAATCGTCCTCCGCCTCCCCGTGAGTTGGGTGGGCGGACCCGAAGGTGTTTCCGCAATTGAGCGGGTTATCGAGCAGCGCGTACCCGGTGAATGGGTGCCGGAGTGGAACCGGACCGGCAAAGAGCATTACGTCCGGTGGACACCCAAGCCCAAGCCCGTGCCTAAGCCCGTTCTCCCCGATTACGTCCCGTGGAAGTCGACGGGTGACCCCCGCCGTGTGTTCATCGGCCTTGCTATCGACGGTGACAGAATCGTTGATGTAGAAGTGCACACGAAAACCGCCACACCGCATTGGGGTGTGGCTGGTGCAACCGGCTCCGGTAAGTCGACCGTCCTCTATATTCCGGTCGTCCACGGGCGGCAACACGGCGAGCTTATCGACATCCTCGACACCAAGAGGAACTCTCTCGCCGAGGCGGAAGGGTTCTCGGGCGTACGGATTCATAAGACGGTGCGCGAATGCGTCGCAGCATTCGCCGAGTTCCTCACTTCCATGATGGCCGCCGAGGCAGCCACGGAAAGGGGAGCCGATCCGGCCCTTCGCACCCAACTCATCCCGCGCACCCTTGTTGTTGACGAGCTCCCCACATTGATCAAGCTCGCATATACGTGGTGGCGTTACGGCCTCAAGGGAAAGGGAACCCCTCCCTTCCTCGACTGGCTCTCTATCACCCTTCTGCAAGGACGCTCCTCCGATCACCGTGTCGTGGTCGGTTCACAGCAATTCGCCAACACGTTTTTCGGTGGCACGATGGAGCGCGCGCAGATCGGAACAAAAATGACAGTCGGGCAGCAGGACCGCATTTCGTGGGGTGTTGCTTTCGGGCAGAGCACGCCCGTTATCCCGTACGACACCAGCATTCCGGGACGCGGCGCCTACACGGATCAGAGGAAAGACCCCGATGCCGATCACGTTTACGTTCGCGAGATTCAACCCTCGTACATCACGCCGCAGGTTCGGGAACTTCTTTCTCAATGCGCACCCGCCCCGGAGTGGTTCGATGCGGGGCAACTGGCGCCGTGGATCACGCCCGAGATTCTCGACGAGGTGAACGCCACCGCGGCCACGGGCGCGTTCCTGCCCGGCGGCAAGTACGGCCCGGCCAGCCTGCCCGCTGTCGTGCTCACGGGAGCACTGGGGATCACGGGGAGTACGCCCAGCTCACAGCGCACGACAGCGGCCCTCGCGACAGCCGACGCGACAGGCGGCACGACAGGCGCCGGCGCCGGGCTGGAGCTCGCCAAGGCCGAGGACCAGGAGGAGGAGCTCCCCGAGACGTACAGCCTCGCCGACGCGTTCCAACTCGGCATTCTCCCGTGGAAGGCATCGACCACTCGAACCTATTTCAAGCGCGGCGAAGCGCGCGGAATCAAGGCGCCCGAGGGCGTGAGCGACGGCCAGACCTCCTATTACAGCGAGGAGGAACTCAAGTCGTGGCATGCGGAATGGGTGGCATGGCAGGAGAAGAACAACACCACCCCTCGCAAGAATGCAGGGGACAAGGAAGACGAGGGGGCGCCGAGTGCCTGA
- a CDS encoding helix-turn-helix transcriptional regulator, with protein sequence MRIRRGRLRKLRLSRGWTQGELAVQVGCSRSAVSTWETTGRPPRPNRLQRLARVFGVPVGYLIESGHSSILRCLRTSAGLLQRDVARLLKVCASTYCDVETGRQDVPERWVPILSERYDVAPEIIRGLPVRDASNNGGGGTGS encoded by the coding sequence GTGCGCATACGCCGGGGACGTCTGCGAAAGCTGCGACTTTCACGCGGCTGGACACAAGGTGAATTGGCCGTACAGGTGGGTTGTTCTCGCAGTGCCGTTTCCACTTGGGAGACGACCGGCCGTCCCCCTCGACCGAACCGGCTGCAACGCCTTGCCCGTGTTTTCGGGGTTCCGGTTGGGTACCTTATCGAGTCCGGCCATTCGTCGATTCTTCGTTGTCTGCGCACGTCGGCGGGTCTGCTGCAAAGGGACGTCGCGCGCCTATTGAAAGTGTGTGCTTCGACGTATTGCGACGTCGAGACTGGACGCCAGGATGTACCGGAAAGATGGGTTCCTATCCTGAGTGAGCGGTACGACGTCGCGCCGGAAATAATCCGGGGGTTACCGGTGAGGGATGCGAGCAACAACGGCGGCGGGGGTACGGGTTCGTGA
- a CDS encoding conjugal transfer protein has product MRAAKPVTPWVPQEEKSGAAFVRRFGRGLLWFVVVLAAITGVRQWFFPAKTTAPTPKTTTTQAAAYPDEEAQAVAARFARAYLTFDEDQPDERAQLLASVLPADSDTTMGWDGHGNQDVLAVQPGTVTHGKQEQARVRVDVLIRPETVTTTKGKKTTTEEAARWVGLDVPVVETSGRVIVTGTPGLVGIPARGPKAPDLSTAHADTELSTQTQSVVEKFFGAYASGDTDTVTAPGASVPALPAGITYKDLSSWSVDDGSGSDRTGTAVVSWTLGGATVEQTYRVTLTRVSSSDAARWQVADVHGGSL; this is encoded by the coding sequence GTGCGCGCTGCGAAGCCGGTCACGCCCTGGGTGCCACAAGAGGAGAAGTCCGGCGCCGCGTTCGTCCGACGCTTCGGCCGCGGTCTGCTGTGGTTCGTCGTCGTGCTCGCGGCCATCACCGGAGTGCGGCAATGGTTCTTCCCTGCGAAGACGACGGCGCCCACCCCCAAGACGACCACGACCCAAGCCGCGGCCTACCCGGACGAGGAAGCGCAAGCCGTGGCCGCCCGGTTCGCCCGCGCGTACCTCACGTTCGACGAGGACCAGCCGGACGAGCGGGCGCAGCTCCTCGCCTCCGTCCTGCCGGCGGACTCCGACACCACCATGGGGTGGGACGGCCACGGCAACCAGGACGTGCTAGCCGTCCAGCCGGGGACCGTGACCCACGGCAAACAGGAACAGGCCCGCGTACGGGTCGACGTGCTGATCCGTCCCGAGACGGTCACCACCACCAAGGGGAAGAAGACCACCACCGAGGAGGCCGCCCGATGGGTCGGCCTCGACGTGCCCGTTGTCGAGACCTCCGGCCGGGTCATCGTCACCGGGACCCCCGGCCTCGTCGGCATCCCGGCGCGCGGCCCCAAGGCCCCCGACCTGTCGACCGCGCACGCCGACACGGAGTTGAGCACACAGACGCAAAGCGTCGTTGAGAAGTTCTTCGGGGCCTACGCCTCAGGCGACACGGACACCGTCACCGCCCCCGGCGCAAGCGTCCCGGCCCTGCCCGCCGGCATCACGTACAAGGATCTGTCGTCCTGGTCGGTCGACGACGGCAGCGGCAGCGACCGCACGGGGACCGCGGTCGTCTCCTGGACCCTCGGCGGAGCCACCGTCGAGCAGACCTACCGCGTCACCCTCACGCGCGTGTCGTCCAGCGACGCCGCGCGGTGGCAAGTCGCCGACGTCCACGGGGGCTCGCTGTGA
- a CDS encoding YcaO-like family protein encodes MRKVFFDGAHRTRHPGETWAALRPLLAVYGITRVADVTGLDDLGIPVTMAVRPLARTLSVAQGKGATLDAARVSGALEAVEAWHGERAVPSVVERAPAEALRLPYPVAALETHPGSLLTPRTVLDWITARSAVDGTTVPVPAACVRLGRETHGRWRLHLPSASTNGLASGNTTAEAVAHALYEVIERDAVSNLTSPAPEGRPQRIDPGSVSDPHCANLIERTQQAGAWLELWHLPSRFGVPVMSAYLWREDQAALLVSGSGAHLDPRIALSRAVTEAAQSRLTAITGSREDVHPATYRNGGHQGPGGAAEPGADWGPIASRYAAGFDTHEREVAHLAARVASVTGAAPLVVDLTHGPYETGGVFSVVKVVAPHLRYDSRHVIPRPRQERTSARPSQEAAA; translated from the coding sequence ATGCGAAAAGTGTTCTTCGACGGCGCCCACCGCACCCGCCATCCCGGCGAGACGTGGGCCGCGCTCCGGCCGCTGCTCGCGGTCTACGGCATCACCCGCGTTGCCGACGTGACCGGGCTCGATGACCTCGGTATCCCCGTCACGATGGCCGTGCGGCCCCTGGCCCGGACGCTGAGCGTCGCGCAGGGCAAGGGGGCGACATTGGACGCCGCCCGGGTGTCCGGCGCGCTGGAGGCCGTCGAGGCGTGGCACGGTGAGCGCGCCGTGCCCTCGGTGGTCGAGCGGGCCCCGGCCGAAGCCCTGCGCCTGCCGTATCCGGTGGCCGCGTTGGAGACGCACCCCGGCTCTTTACTGACCCCTCGTACGGTGCTGGACTGGATCACCGCCCGCTCGGCGGTCGACGGCACCACCGTGCCGGTGCCGGCCGCGTGCGTGCGGCTCGGCCGGGAGACTCACGGCCGGTGGCGGCTGCACCTGCCGAGCGCGTCGACCAACGGCCTCGCCTCCGGCAACACGACGGCCGAGGCGGTCGCGCACGCGCTGTACGAGGTGATCGAGCGGGACGCGGTCAGCAACCTGACCAGCCCCGCCCCCGAGGGCCGCCCGCAGCGCATCGACCCGGGCAGCGTGAGCGATCCGCACTGCGCGAACCTGATCGAGCGCACCCAACAGGCGGGCGCATGGCTGGAGTTGTGGCACCTGCCGAGCCGCTTCGGCGTGCCGGTGATGAGCGCCTATCTGTGGCGCGAGGACCAGGCCGCGCTCCTGGTCTCCGGGTCAGGGGCGCACCTTGACCCGCGCATCGCCCTGTCCCGGGCGGTCACCGAGGCCGCACAGTCCCGGCTGACGGCGATCACCGGGAGCCGTGAGGACGTCCACCCGGCCACCTACCGGAACGGTGGGCACCAGGGCCCCGGCGGCGCGGCCGAGCCGGGCGCCGACTGGGGGCCGATCGCTTCCCGGTACGCCGCAGGGTTCGACACCCACGAGCGCGAGGTCGCGCACCTGGCCGCCCGCGTCGCGAGCGTGACCGGCGCGGCCCCGCTGGTCGTCGACCTGACGCACGGCCCGTACGAGACCGGCGGAGTGTTCTCGGTCGTCAAGGTCGTTGCGCCGCACCTGCGGTACGACTCCCGGCACGTCATCCCCCGCCCGCGGCAGGAGCGCACCAGCGCCCGCCCGAGTCAGGAGGCCGCAGCGTGA
- a CDS encoding peptidase M23 yields the protein MTKGTVKLKAYAIGAVVFVLFLCILGFMAGAGGGQAFANSCGDRGEPSVDYGDDDGDQAQNNTSGDVRKNQIANAKIIDTVAADGGLSGRATLIALMTALQESSLLNLDHGHLDSVGLFQQRPSQGWGTVTQLMNPEYATRMFLFGADPKSTVGIHGLTDVKGWETMPLWKAAASVQHPAEEYEQLYAGQESAARDIAKDAGIDLERATTSDSSTGGDQADDTSTDQSDDGECYPEDNGGGSGKTGDPFHDGAADWPAAVKNPRSTADAIAWAKNEAANGTGDWYRACLAFVARAYGWNFSGVNYAIDHYKEMPASMKHDGDRMPPPGALMYWDTGKRAGHVAIYIGDGKIASNDVLRPGYIDIVPATYIEKHWQATYLGWAPPYFPKGG from the coding sequence ATGACGAAGGGCACGGTCAAGCTCAAGGCGTACGCCATCGGCGCCGTCGTCTTCGTGCTCTTCCTCTGCATCCTCGGCTTCATGGCCGGTGCCGGCGGAGGGCAGGCGTTCGCCAACTCGTGCGGCGACCGCGGAGAACCGAGCGTCGACTACGGCGACGACGACGGCGACCAAGCCCAGAACAACACGTCGGGCGACGTCCGGAAGAACCAGATAGCCAACGCCAAGATCATTGACACCGTTGCCGCAGACGGCGGCCTGTCCGGACGCGCAACCCTTATCGCCCTCATGACCGCGCTTCAGGAGTCCAGCCTCCTCAATCTGGATCATGGCCACCTCGATAGCGTCGGGCTCTTCCAGCAACGCCCCTCGCAAGGGTGGGGAACCGTGACGCAGCTCATGAACCCCGAGTACGCCACCCGGATGTTTCTGTTCGGCGCCGACCCGAAGTCCACGGTCGGCATCCATGGCCTGACCGACGTCAAGGGCTGGGAAACCATGCCGCTCTGGAAGGCCGCCGCGTCCGTCCAGCACCCGGCCGAGGAGTACGAGCAGCTCTACGCGGGGCAGGAGAGCGCCGCCCGCGACATAGCCAAAGACGCCGGGATCGACCTCGAACGCGCAACGACGAGCGACAGCTCGACCGGCGGGGACCAGGCCGACGACACCAGCACGGACCAGAGCGACGACGGCGAGTGCTACCCCGAGGACAACGGCGGCGGCAGTGGCAAGACCGGTGACCCGTTCCACGACGGCGCCGCCGACTGGCCGGCAGCGGTCAAGAACCCGCGCTCGACGGCCGACGCCATCGCGTGGGCCAAGAACGAAGCCGCGAACGGAACCGGCGATTGGTACCGCGCTTGCCTGGCCTTTGTCGCCCGCGCCTACGGCTGGAATTTCTCCGGAGTCAATTACGCAATAGACCACTACAAGGAAATGCCAGCGAGTATGAAACACGACGGCGACCGGATGCCTCCGCCCGGCGCCCTCATGTATTGGGACACCGGAAAACGAGCGGGGCACGTCGCTATCTATATCGGTGATGGGAAAATCGCGAGCAATGATGTACTTCGCCCTGGTTATATCGACATCGTTCCGGCGACGTACATTGAGAAGCACTGGCAGGCAACCTATCTCGGATGGGCGCCGCCGTATTTCCCAAAGGGTGGATAG
- a CDS encoding tol-pal system YbgF family protein produces MPDRTRNIALFCLIRETGWTNAKFARQVNAVGTEMRLGLRYDTTAVSHWLKGTVPRPPTQAAILECLSRRLGRTITSSTAGFGPDAPTPDQADPVAALIDLWSADMDPSRRAVLGAVGLYSVTLAVPGWPDVVDRARRAQTTPGTRIGPNEVATVTAMSARLADLDDEFGGSHVRPLASAFLGNTVARYLKCDASEETRKAMCSAAADLAYLTGWMAMDANAHGLAQRYYMQALRLAGEGADHLTYCTALRGMSVQAVGLGHGRTALKYADAAAAAAPAAGPRLRAFLVGQQAHASAAVGARDDAKRQLREAEAALEKATSRSGTVGGYHPAALHYHTSHVLYELGDLGGSIAEMEESNRCRPQTERRARARSTALLAERQFEYGHLEAACATWSGFLDDYPHVSSARCDDHFATLRRSVRKHPTNKIAHALSERARLLAPAAQRT; encoded by the coding sequence ATGCCCGACCGCACACGGAACATCGCTCTCTTCTGCCTCATCCGTGAAACCGGTTGGACGAACGCGAAGTTCGCCCGACAGGTCAACGCCGTGGGAACCGAGATGCGCCTCGGTCTCCGGTACGACACAACGGCCGTATCGCACTGGCTGAAGGGCACCGTCCCCCGGCCCCCCACACAGGCGGCGATCCTCGAATGTCTGTCCCGGCGGCTGGGGAGGACTATCACCAGCTCGACCGCCGGATTCGGACCCGACGCCCCCACGCCCGACCAGGCCGACCCCGTGGCCGCCCTTATCGACCTGTGGAGTGCAGATATGGACCCCTCCCGCCGGGCGGTGCTCGGTGCCGTCGGCCTCTACTCGGTCACCCTCGCCGTTCCCGGGTGGCCGGACGTCGTCGACCGCGCACGGCGAGCCCAGACCACCCCCGGGACACGGATCGGCCCCAACGAGGTAGCCACCGTGACCGCCATGTCCGCCCGCCTCGCAGACCTCGACGACGAGTTCGGCGGGAGCCACGTCCGGCCGCTCGCCTCCGCGTTCCTCGGGAACACCGTCGCCCGGTACCTCAAGTGCGACGCTTCCGAGGAGACCCGCAAGGCCATGTGTTCGGCCGCCGCAGATCTCGCCTACCTCACCGGCTGGATGGCGATGGACGCCAACGCGCACGGCCTTGCACAGCGGTACTACATGCAGGCCCTACGACTGGCCGGAGAAGGCGCCGACCACCTCACCTACTGCACCGCACTTCGTGGCATGAGCGTGCAAGCCGTCGGCCTCGGCCACGGACGGACCGCACTCAAGTACGCCGACGCTGCGGCAGCGGCGGCCCCGGCCGCCGGGCCCCGCCTGCGGGCTTTCCTCGTCGGGCAGCAGGCGCACGCCTCGGCGGCCGTCGGTGCCAGGGACGACGCGAAACGGCAACTCCGGGAGGCCGAGGCCGCCCTCGAAAAGGCCACATCGAGGTCAGGGACCGTCGGCGGATACCACCCGGCCGCCCTGCACTACCACACCAGTCACGTCCTGTACGAGCTCGGCGACCTCGGCGGCTCGATCGCCGAAATGGAGGAGTCCAACCGGTGCCGGCCGCAGACCGAACGCCGGGCGAGGGCCCGCTCGACGGCCCTCCTCGCCGAGCGACAGTTCGAGTACGGCCACCTCGAAGCGGCCTGCGCGACGTGGAGCGGCTTCCTCGACGACTATCCGCACGTCAGCTCTGCACGCTGTGACGATCATTTCGCCACCCTCCGGCGCTCGGTCCGCAAGCACCCCACGAACAAGATCGCCCACGCGCTCAGCGAGCGGGCAAGGCTCCTCGCCCCCGCCGCGCAGAGGACGTGA
- a CDS encoding ATP-binding protein: protein MKVLRRLGSFVGVGSDRSAAAPQYVALSDGLVVTDDHTEAWFVLASSNTDLMSETARDAELDQADSALARILVGYECHLRVLWSPLHAEDYAAEAEELFNSGAWDEWASLRIRRLEQISLPTRHLLLGVRLTDRAGQAAKLSRKGIQEGLGLSSNVTSRELARLDAQMRRLHRRLESSPWKAQPASVEMLAWMISREQHRAAPLPAANAGVISGAKVAALTRGRLLPYPDHLRVVDAHGDVAAWVSVLAMPGFPEHLESPGNGEWLRVLSEINYVPDIDDEEELDEAADLILPVSPEASVRFRVQPKREARKKVDDVRRSAKEQRHSAANASAEDPGEDIEETEGAMSRLKRDLTREDITLVEDHPRLIVTSETSLDDLRARVDAVVTHFGGMGIEVVVAEDEQREMWLECQPGDQLRVPDLGHVRDVTALSGSWWWGGAKVGADEGPIVGYLTGSTPGVFRLDITAGSDRGDATTTAIVGRSGRGKTTAAMLAMLDAAHRGAFVLGLDFKGDLGGVVSAARRYGLNAHLVETGQRFAGTADLFTLLAEEGVDVARGEVPTQLSMATPEWLRERGAEIPITRAVNAVINEGQPATWKVIEHLRRMDDDLGRETGEALYELAQNTLGAPFMGRPTTSAPPITPEPGIWVVQMPGLSLPGPGSSRKEWNPAERLSVALMHSMLAFGITTAGRRDLRGLRKVVTVPEVHVLTQTEQGAKFLDYIARVGRALHTALLLDTQDPESLVRLVGVLEQLSTVAGFQLTTPEQQDALAQLLGLPKDAHTRALIHSVGLLPDGEIRHGHCVIRDHRFRCATVQWDVPSLELLDLLDTSPKATQLPGNGPVMEKVDV from the coding sequence GTGAAGGTGCTTCGCAGGCTCGGGAGTTTCGTCGGCGTGGGGAGCGACCGCTCGGCCGCCGCCCCCCAGTACGTCGCCCTGAGTGATGGACTCGTGGTCACCGACGACCACACCGAGGCGTGGTTCGTCCTCGCCTCGTCCAACACCGACTTGATGAGCGAGACTGCCCGCGACGCCGAGCTCGACCAGGCCGATTCAGCGCTCGCGCGGATTCTGGTCGGCTACGAGTGCCACTTGCGGGTTCTGTGGTCCCCGCTGCACGCCGAGGACTACGCGGCCGAGGCTGAAGAGCTCTTCAACTCGGGGGCCTGGGACGAGTGGGCAAGCCTGCGCATCCGCCGTCTCGAACAGATCAGCCTGCCGACCCGTCACCTTCTGCTCGGTGTCCGTCTGACCGACCGGGCCGGGCAGGCTGCCAAGCTCAGCCGCAAGGGCATTCAGGAAGGGCTCGGCCTCTCCTCGAACGTCACCTCGCGCGAGCTCGCCCGCCTCGATGCGCAGATGCGCCGCCTTCACCGCCGCCTTGAGTCCTCCCCGTGGAAGGCGCAGCCCGCGAGCGTGGAAATGCTCGCGTGGATGATCTCCCGCGAGCAGCACCGCGCCGCGCCGCTCCCGGCCGCGAATGCCGGAGTCATCAGCGGCGCCAAGGTGGCCGCCCTGACCCGTGGCAGGCTCCTGCCGTATCCGGACCACCTTCGGGTGGTCGACGCCCACGGCGATGTGGCGGCCTGGGTGTCGGTGCTCGCCATGCCCGGCTTCCCCGAGCACCTCGAATCCCCCGGCAACGGCGAGTGGTTGAGAGTCCTCTCCGAAATCAACTATGTGCCAGACATAGACGACGAGGAGGAGCTCGACGAAGCGGCCGACCTCATCCTTCCCGTCAGTCCCGAGGCGAGCGTGAGATTCCGCGTGCAGCCCAAGCGGGAGGCACGGAAGAAGGTCGACGATGTGAGGCGCTCGGCCAAGGAACAGCGACACAGCGCCGCGAATGCCAGCGCCGAAGACCCCGGCGAGGACATCGAGGAGACCGAGGGCGCCATGTCCCGGCTCAAGCGGGATCTGACCCGCGAGGACATCACGCTTGTAGAAGATCACCCGCGGCTGATCGTCACGTCCGAGACCTCCCTCGACGACCTCCGGGCCCGGGTCGACGCCGTGGTCACCCACTTCGGTGGGATGGGGATCGAGGTCGTTGTCGCCGAGGACGAACAGCGTGAGATGTGGTTGGAGTGCCAGCCCGGCGACCAACTCCGCGTGCCCGACCTCGGCCACGTCCGCGACGTCACCGCCTTGTCCGGCTCCTGGTGGTGGGGCGGCGCCAAGGTCGGCGCCGACGAGGGCCCCATCGTTGGCTACCTCACAGGCAGCACCCCCGGTGTCTTCCGGCTGGACATCACCGCCGGCAGTGACCGCGGCGACGCGACGACAACAGCGATCGTCGGGCGAAGTGGCCGCGGCAAGACCACGGCGGCCATGCTCGCCATGCTCGACGCGGCACACCGCGGCGCGTTCGTCTTGGGGTTGGACTTCAAGGGGGACTTGGGCGGCGTCGTCTCGGCCGCGCGCCGCTACGGCCTCAATGCCCACTTGGTGGAGACCGGGCAGCGATTCGCCGGCACCGCGGACCTGTTCACCCTCCTGGCCGAGGAGGGTGTCGACGTCGCCCGCGGTGAAGTGCCCACACAGCTCAGCATGGCCACGCCCGAGTGGCTGCGGGAGCGGGGCGCCGAGATCCCGATCACGCGCGCGGTGAACGCGGTCATCAACGAGGGCCAGCCCGCCACGTGGAAGGTGATTGAGCACCTGCGGCGGATGGATGACGACCTCGGCCGCGAGACCGGCGAGGCCCTCTACGAGTTGGCGCAGAACACTTTGGGCGCCCCGTTCATGGGCCGCCCGACCACCAGCGCCCCGCCGATCACACCCGAGCCGGGGATCTGGGTCGTGCAGATGCCGGGCCTCTCCCTGCCGGGGCCCGGCTCGTCCCGCAAGGAGTGGAACCCCGCCGAGCGGCTGAGCGTCGCCCTCATGCACTCGATGCTCGCCTTCGGCATCACCACCGCGGGCCGCAGGGACCTGCGCGGCCTGCGCAAGGTCGTGACCGTGCCGGAGGTCCACGTCCTGACCCAAACCGAGCAGGGCGCGAAGTTCCTCGACTACATCGCCCGTGTGGGTAGGGCCCTGCACACCGCGCTCTTGCTCGACACGCAGGACCCGGAGAGCCTCGTTCGTCTCGTCGGCGTCCTCGAACAGCTCAGCACGGTTGCGGGATTCCAGTTGACCACCCCGGAGCAACAAGACGCGTTGGCGCAGCTCCTCGGCCTACCCAAGGACGCACACACGAGGGCGCTCATCCACTCGGTGGGCCTGTTGCCGGACGGCGAGATCAGGCACGGGCACTGCGTCATCCGGGACCACCGCTTCCGGTGCGCCACCGTGCAGTGGGACGTGCCCTCTCTCGAACTCCTCGACCTCCTCGACACCAGCCCGAAGGCGACGCAGCTCCCCGGCAACGGCCCCGTCATGGAAAAGGTGGACGTATGA